In Candidatus Cloacimonadota bacterium, a single genomic region encodes these proteins:
- a CDS encoding dihydroorotate dehydrogenase gives MKIQIGKMQWKNPVTVASGTFGMEYNNIFDLSRLGALVTKTITFETKIGNETPRLAETEAGMLNSIGIQNPGVEGFRKDVLPEYEKFNTNLIVSISGGTIEEFGKLVERLNNETSIDAFEVNVSCPNVENEGIAFGTDPDIVSELMAFLRAKTSKDLILKLTPNVTSIEEIALAAEKNGADAISLINTVYGLAIDIETRTSKIKKGIAGYSGCGIKPIALQNVYRVAQTVKIPIIGMGGICNENDALEFIIAGASAVSVGTQNFVNPKISIEIIAGIEKYLMRKKRKYAELIGSMEL, from the coding sequence ATGAAAATTCAGATAGGAAAAATGCAGTGGAAGAATCCCGTAACGGTTGCATCCGGAACTTTCGGTATGGAATATAATAATATTTTTGATTTATCACGCTTGGGAGCTTTGGTTACAAAGACAATTACATTTGAAACAAAAATTGGAAATGAAACTCCCCGCCTAGCTGAAACAGAAGCAGGAATGTTAAATTCTATCGGCATCCAGAATCCCGGAGTTGAAGGTTTTCGCAAAGATGTTTTACCGGAATATGAGAAATTCAATACAAATTTAATTGTGAGTATATCGGGTGGAACTATCGAAGAATTCGGAAAACTTGTAGAGCGTTTGAACAACGAAACTTCGATTGATGCTTTTGAGGTGAATGTTTCCTGTCCGAATGTAGAGAATGAAGGAATTGCTTTTGGCACTGACCCGGATATTGTCTCGGAATTGATGGCGTTTTTACGTGCAAAGACCAGTAAGGATTTGATCCTAAAACTCACACCAAATGTAACTTCCATCGAAGAAATCGCCTTGGCAGCAGAAAAAAATGGTGCGGATGCAATCTCATTGATAAATACGGTTTACGGTTTGGCAATTGATATTGAAACCCGAACATCGAAAATCAAAAAAGGAATTGCCGGCTATTCAGGATGCGGAATCAAACCAATTGCTTTGCAAAATGTTTATAGAGTTGCTCAGACGGTAAAAATCCCGATTATCGGTATGGGAGGAATTTGTAATGAAAATGATGCTTTGGAATTCATAATTGCAGGTGCTTCAGCGGTCTCAGTCGGGACGCAAAATTTTGTTAATCCTAAAATTTCAATAGAAATTATTGCTGGAATTGAAAAATATCTGATGAGAAAAAAAAGGAAGTATGCAGAATTAATCGGCTCAATGGAATTATAA